Proteins found in one Kangiella sediminilitoris genomic segment:
- a CDS encoding transglutaminase family protein: protein MNVKQLPISRPGIVPLLLLIQTGVLFPLWFFMPAWITLTTIALLLAKWYLNHHRLHAPKWILLIVVLVCVGGVFLQFKTLNGRDAGIGLISLMYGFKLLEARSYRDAALLLFISFFIVVTAFFYTEAIWMGLYLLISMLLILVGMVALNSPKGVQSSAKIGRSSVITLLQAIPIMVLLFFLFPRSSSPLWSMPNDSQSGSGIDDTMTPGSIGALHTFDDIAFRADFEGEVPKNSEMYWRGLVLSRFDGFTWYKESHSPVRGGLELPRELTYQYRIQMEPNNRNWIFGLEQLAEAPENAYLFSDYTWMKRRRVTQRITYSAQAYDIDFSDHNLTPRQQEMYLELPDDSNQRTKEWAEVRRQEHGSAETFVSWVLSYIHQNQYHYTLTPEVIEVDTVDGFWFRTQEGFCEHYAGAFVYIMRAAGIPARVVTGYQGGEYNPYGDYYIVRQKDAHAWTEVWLEGEGWRRIDPTAAIHPSRVDEDLLGQTSSRDGWLQEFGSNTSFEAPRGFLQNLALRWDAIQSFWSETVMGYSQDMQFSWLRKLGIEKNQYRYLGYGLLFTVFLAGLIFGYWVLRSTQWLDPVAKQYIKLIGKLKKQGVSLESSTGPQELLKSVRDVSPKLYARAAPAIKTYVELRYRKQSATKEQLKLLKQQVARV from the coding sequence ATGAATGTAAAACAGCTACCGATTAGTCGGCCAGGAATTGTCCCTCTCTTACTGCTTATTCAGACCGGAGTATTATTTCCGTTATGGTTCTTTATGCCAGCATGGATAACGTTAACCACCATCGCTCTGCTGTTAGCAAAATGGTATCTCAATCATCATCGTTTACATGCACCTAAATGGATACTTCTCATAGTGGTATTAGTGTGTGTGGGAGGAGTATTTCTCCAGTTTAAGACGCTAAATGGGCGTGACGCAGGAATCGGACTGATTAGTTTAATGTATGGTTTTAAGTTACTTGAAGCCAGAAGTTATCGCGATGCTGCCTTGCTGCTGTTTATTTCGTTTTTTATCGTAGTTACGGCATTTTTCTACACTGAAGCAATATGGATGGGGCTGTACCTGCTAATATCAATGTTACTGATTTTGGTTGGGATGGTGGCGCTAAACAGTCCGAAGGGTGTTCAAAGTAGTGCTAAGATTGGTAGATCCTCAGTCATTACTTTACTCCAGGCCATACCTATTATGGTACTGTTATTCTTTTTATTTCCCAGAAGCTCCTCACCTCTTTGGTCAATGCCCAATGACTCCCAGTCGGGGTCTGGTATCGATGATACTATGACGCCCGGTAGCATTGGGGCATTACATACTTTCGATGATATTGCTTTCCGAGCTGATTTTGAGGGGGAAGTCCCCAAAAACAGTGAGATGTACTGGCGTGGACTGGTCCTCTCGCGTTTTGACGGTTTTACCTGGTATAAGGAGAGTCATAGTCCTGTTCGGGGCGGTCTGGAATTACCCCGAGAGCTGACCTATCAGTATCGGATTCAAATGGAGCCCAATAACCGAAATTGGATTTTTGGCCTGGAGCAATTAGCCGAAGCGCCTGAAAATGCCTATCTTTTTAGTGACTATACCTGGATGAAACGGCGCAGGGTTACTCAACGTATTACCTATTCAGCGCAGGCCTATGACATAGACTTTAGTGATCATAATTTGACGCCGCGTCAACAGGAAATGTACTTGGAATTACCTGATGACTCTAACCAGAGAACGAAAGAGTGGGCAGAAGTGCGTAGACAGGAGCATGGCAGTGCTGAGACTTTCGTCAGCTGGGTTTTGTCATACATTCATCAGAATCAGTATCACTACACTTTGACTCCAGAGGTGATTGAGGTTGATACGGTTGATGGCTTCTGGTTCAGAACTCAAGAAGGATTCTGTGAGCATTATGCTGGAGCATTTGTCTATATCATGAGAGCGGCGGGCATCCCAGCCCGTGTAGTGACTGGTTACCAGGGTGGTGAATATAATCCTTACGGTGATTATTATATTGTCCGTCAAAAGGATGCTCATGCCTGGACAGAAGTGTGGCTGGAGGGTGAGGGCTGGCGCCGAATTGACCCAACAGCAGCAATACATCCGTCGAGAGTGGATGAAGACCTGTTGGGCCAAACAAGCTCACGGGACGGCTGGCTGCAAGAGTTCGGCAGTAATACTAGTTTTGAAGCACCAAGGGGATTTTTGCAGAATTTAGCTTTGCGCTGGGACGCGATCCAAAGTTTCTGGAGCGAGACAGTAATGGGCTACAGCCAAGATATGCAGTTTAGTTGGCTGCGCAAACTTGGTATAGAAAAAAATCAGTATCGCTACCTTGGATACGGACTTCTGTTCACTGTGTTTTTAGCAGGTCTGATCTTTGGTTATTGGGTTTTGCGGTCAACACAATGGCTTGATCCTGTTGCAAAACAATACATTAAGTTGATTGGAAAACTAAAAAAACAAGGCGTCAGTCTTGAGTCATCAACTGGTCCTCAGGAGTTACTTAAGAGCGTCCGAGATGTCTCTCCAAAGTTATATGCCAGAGCTGCCCCAGCAATTAAAACCTATGTAGAGCTTCGTTATCGTAAGCAATCCGCTACCAAGGAGCAGCTGAAATTATTAAAGCAGCAGGTCGCTAGGGTGTAG
- a CDS encoding DUF924 family protein, with protein MAFEELTEEVINFWFGAPDSAELGAARSIWFDSTPAFDEDIRQRFGQANREAGQGQLDAMMESQRGSLALIILLDQFSRNIFRGQAEAFSNDAKAREVAAYALNKGFDQGLLTVQRKFMYLPFEHAEDLIIQNKSVELFIGLGDSSSTSHALCHRDQIIRFGRFPDRNKALGRKNTLAEQRFLENPFC; from the coding sequence ATGGCTTTTGAAGAACTAACTGAAGAAGTGATAAATTTCTGGTTTGGCGCGCCTGACTCAGCTGAGTTAGGCGCAGCTCGATCCATCTGGTTTGACTCTACACCTGCGTTTGATGAAGACATTCGCCAGCGTTTTGGTCAGGCCAACCGGGAAGCCGGGCAAGGACAACTAGATGCTATGATGGAAAGTCAGCGAGGGTCTCTGGCTTTAATCATTCTACTGGATCAATTCTCTCGCAATATTTTCAGGGGACAAGCGGAGGCTTTTTCCAACGATGCCAAAGCTAGAGAAGTTGCGGCGTATGCTTTGAATAAAGGATTTGATCAGGGGCTTTTAACGGTACAACGAAAGTTTATGTATTTGCCTTTTGAGCATGCTGAGGATTTGATCATTCAGAATAAGAGCGTGGAGTTATTTATTGGTCTGGGCGATAGCAGCTCTACCAGTCACGCCTTATGCCACCGTGATCAGATCATTCGTTTCGGCAGATTTCCTGATCGCAATAAAGCATTGGGTAGAAAAAACACATTAGCTGAACAACGCTTTTTAGAAAATCCGTTTTGTTAA
- the pepE gene encoding dipeptidase PepE encodes MSNKKLLLLSSSREGQTDYLEHALPMIDSFLEDKIKEVLFIPYAGFAMGYDKYEDKVNQPFNTIGKKVVSIHRFDDPVKAVQEAEAIAIGGGNTFHLLKELYDNELIDAIRKRVDEGVPYMGWSAGSNVAGLTICTTNDMPIVEPRSFKALALVNFQINPHYTDYQPPNHNGETRAERLFEYVRANPHRYVVGTREGTALKLIGNKLTLVGNKPGLVFRDGEKTRPIQCNTDISWLV; translated from the coding sequence ATGTCGAATAAAAAGTTACTGCTTTTAAGCTCATCCAGAGAGGGGCAAACAGATTATCTAGAGCACGCCCTGCCAATGATTGATAGTTTTCTGGAAGATAAAATTAAAGAAGTATTGTTTATCCCCTATGCAGGTTTTGCAATGGGCTATGATAAATATGAAGATAAGGTTAACCAGCCTTTTAATACGATCGGCAAAAAAGTAGTTTCGATTCACCGCTTTGATGATCCAGTAAAAGCGGTACAGGAAGCTGAGGCTATTGCCATAGGTGGTGGTAATACTTTCCACTTATTAAAAGAGCTGTATGACAACGAGCTCATCGATGCAATCAGGAAGCGCGTTGATGAGGGCGTGCCTTACATGGGGTGGAGTGCGGGCTCCAACGTAGCCGGGCTGACAATCTGTACCACTAATGATATGCCGATTGTTGAGCCAAGAAGCTTTAAAGCATTGGCCTTGGTAAATTTCCAGATAAATCCTCATTACACTGATTATCAGCCACCAAACCATAATGGTGAGACTCGTGCTGAGCGACTATTTGAATATGTTCGTGCTAACCCCCACCGTTATGTTGTCGGTACACGAGAGGGTACAGCGCTGAAGCTTATTGGTAACAAGCTTACTTTGGTTGGTAACAAACCTGGTCTTGTCTTCCGTGATGGAGAAAAAACACGACCAATTCAATGCAATACTGACATTAGCTGGCTTGTTTAA
- the miaE gene encoding tRNA-(ms[2]io[6]A)-hydroxylase, protein MADKVAEKAVDISPIREFLYCETPKAWLEHALNNMELLLIDHAHCEKKAAATAVKLMFRYPEQIDLLKKLSQLIREEVLHFEQVLEFIEQQGIKYRAIKPSRYAAGLHQFVSKDEPQRFIDGLIIGGIIEARSCERFHALVPYLKDAYPDLAKYYRFLLKSESRHFMDYLELARQNADSSIDERLDFFLQKEQELIESPDPLFRFHSGVPV, encoded by the coding sequence ATGGCAGACAAAGTGGCGGAAAAAGCCGTTGATATAAGTCCCATCCGGGAGTTTTTGTATTGTGAAACTCCAAAGGCATGGCTGGAACATGCTCTTAACAATATGGAGCTACTGCTCATTGACCATGCTCATTGCGAAAAAAAGGCTGCTGCTACTGCGGTTAAGTTGATGTTCCGCTATCCCGAGCAGATCGACCTGTTAAAAAAACTTTCGCAACTGATACGTGAAGAAGTGTTACATTTTGAACAGGTGCTTGAATTTATAGAGCAGCAGGGCATTAAGTATCGCGCAATAAAACCATCACGTTACGCTGCTGGTTTACATCAGTTTGTATCCAAAGATGAACCGCAACGATTCATTGATGGGCTGATTATTGGCGGGATTATCGAAGCTCGTTCGTGCGAAAGGTTTCACGCACTGGTTCCTTACCTGAAGGATGCTTATCCAGACCTGGCAAAATATTATCGATTTCTTCTCAAATCTGAGTCACGCCACTTTATGGATTATCTGGAGCTTGCAAGACAAAATGCCGATTCCAGTATTGATGAGCGACTCGATTTCTTTTTGCAAAAAGAACAGGAGTTGATAGAGTCACCCGATCCGCTATTCCGCTTTCATTCTGGCGTACCAGTTTAA